One Gemmatimonadota bacterium DNA window includes the following coding sequences:
- a CDS encoding sigma 54-interacting transcriptional regulator — MSPSMRRAVERARAFAGTSLPILLVGPTGTGKEVLAQAIHAWSARDGRMVEVNCGALPADMVIRELFGHRRGAFTSAVDTVPGYFEAADRGTLFLDELASLPIAGQRALLRVAETGQFSRVGETAVHRVSVRLLAAVQDLEGASGGLPIRADLVHRLGGVVIRLQALRERPEDVWPLAEHFARRLGAVLEPGTRTVLERYPWPGNVRELRHVVARAATLQPVGPLTPATLCEALDMADEGARQDRMRCPEDPGLQYQRAELVACCEEQDWNVDRVAVLLGVHRATLYRRLKRLGIQPPVSPAGGTGLN, encoded by the coding sequence GTGTCGCCCTCCATGCGCCGGGCGGTGGAGCGGGCACGGGCCTTCGCGGGCACCAGCCTCCCGATTCTGCTCGTCGGTCCCACCGGCACCGGCAAGGAGGTGCTGGCGCAGGCGATTCACGCCTGGAGTGCCCGGGACGGGCGGATGGTCGAGGTCAATTGTGGGGCGCTGCCGGCCGACATGGTGATCCGCGAGCTGTTCGGCCATCGGCGCGGCGCCTTCACGAGCGCGGTCGACACCGTCCCTGGGTACTTCGAGGCCGCCGATCGCGGGACCCTGTTTCTCGACGAACTCGCCAGCCTGCCGATCGCCGGCCAGCGGGCCCTGCTGCGCGTGGCGGAGACCGGCCAGTTCTCGCGCGTCGGGGAGACCGCCGTGCACCGGGTGTCGGTGCGGCTGCTCGCCGCGGTCCAGGACCTGGAGGGCGCCTCCGGTGGCCTGCCCATCCGGGCTGACCTCGTGCACCGGCTGGGCGGGGTGGTGATCCGGCTGCAGGCGCTACGGGAGCGGCCCGAGGATGTGTGGCCGCTGGCCGAGCACTTTGCGCGCCGGCTTGGCGCCGTGCTGGAGCCTGGCACCCGGACCGTGCTCGAGCGCTACCCCTGGCCCGGGAATGTCCGGGAGCTTCGCCATGTGGTGGCCCGGGCCGCCACCCTGCAGCCGGTGGGCCCCCTCACGCCGGCCACGTTGTGCGAAGCGCTCGATATGGCGGATGAGGGGGCCCGCCAGGACCGCATGCGTTGCCCCGAGGATCCCGGGCTGCAGTACCAGCGGGCGGAACTGGTGGCCTGTTGCGAGGAGCAGGATTGGAACGTGGACCGGGTCGCGGTGCTGCTCGGGGTGCACCGGGCCACATTGTACCGCCGCCTCAAGCGCCTGGGCATCCAGCCGCCGGTGAGCCCCGCGGGTGGTACAGGACTGAACTAG
- a CDS encoding cytochrome-c peroxidase — MSFRSLTLGLFAGVVLGGAGLAAQATPAAPARTARPAEPIQPIVAPRITHPAKVELGKKLFFDPRLSRSGFISCNSCHNLSMGGSDNLETSIGDHWQRGPINAPTVLNSSMNLAQFWDGRAASLQEQAGGPIANPGEMALSHGLALDVLRSIPQYVVEFNGVFGNPDITIAQVTEAIAAFEATLVTPDSRFDQYLRGNRRAINPQERAGYELFKSSGCVACHHGPAVGGASFQKMGLFGTYETQSTAIGRAAVTGKDADRMTFKVPTLRNVELTYPYFHDGAAHTMEDAVMVMGRLQVGREFTPLEVAQIVAFLRTLTGKQPAITIPILPPSSSITPRPTPFGN, encoded by the coding sequence ATGTCATTCCGTTCCCTGACCCTGGGCCTGTTCGCCGGCGTGGTGCTGGGCGGCGCGGGCCTGGCCGCGCAGGCCACCCCCGCCGCTCCCGCCCGAACCGCCCGGCCGGCCGAGCCGATCCAGCCCATCGTGGCGCCGCGGATCACCCACCCGGCCAAGGTGGAGCTGGGCAAGAAGCTCTTCTTCGACCCGCGGCTGTCGCGCTCCGGCTTCATCTCCTGCAACAGCTGCCACAACCTCAGCATGGGCGGCAGCGACAACCTCGAGACCTCGATCGGCGACCACTGGCAGCGCGGCCCGATCAACGCCCCGACGGTGCTCAACTCGAGCATGAACCTGGCGCAGTTCTGGGATGGCCGGGCGGCGAGCCTGCAGGAGCAGGCCGGCGGCCCGATCGCCAACCCGGGCGAGATGGCGCTGTCGCACGGGCTGGCGCTCGACGTGCTGCGCTCGATCCCGCAGTACGTGGTGGAGTTCAACGGGGTGTTCGGCAACCCGGACATCACCATCGCCCAGGTCACCGAGGCGATCGCGGCGTTCGAGGCCACCCTGGTGACGCCCGACAGCCGCTTCGACCAGTACCTGCGCGGCAACCGCCGGGCCATCAACCCGCAGGAGCGGGCGGGGTACGAGCTGTTCAAGTCGAGCGGCTGCGTGGCCTGCCACCATGGGCCGGCGGTGGGCGGGGCGTCGTTCCAGAAGATGGGGCTGTTCGGCACCTACGAGACCCAGAGCACCGCCATCGGCCGTGCGGCGGTGACCGGCAAGGACGCCGACCGGATGACCTTCAAGGTGCCGACGCTCCGCAACGTGGAACTCACCTATCCGTACTTCCATGACGGCGCCGCGCACACCATGGAAGACGCGGTGATGGTGATGGGGCGGCTGCAGGTGGGGCGGGAGTTCACGCCGCTCGAGGTGGCGCAGATCGTGGCGTTCCTGCGGACGCTGACGGGCAAGCAGCCGGCGATCACCATCCCGATCCTGCCGCCGTCGTCGAGCATCACCCCGCGGCCGACGCCGTTCGGGAACTAG
- a CDS encoding RHS repeat-associated core domain-containing protein — translation MVGGDAAVLRLLGIHRGGGRLPGSAHIIAPPPCAGRRRHCQPACRGLERVVVSGRAREGPVARGSVLCHRHGILYGVGALPSVPAPVAGVSGAVSPGTVTSKPLIGAVAGSAARLRTIPPAARTSRSGLELGLRRPECARHPGGVDRLLALRATTPVVDTLAAILDPINGTVRGLARFRTGAKVKEFAEAPWGDAVADTGLVVRYHFAGREYDSESGLYYMRARYYEPALGRWISEDPIGIAGGLNVYAYAGNDPVNGRDPSGLDPRCDLRKPPGTPGGCPLPMDTLEVFGDTGQNKGACDSGWILSTDPWYRLRCGGEIPDAWKDNPPWNPYRSTGAGGAPPIVIATGRKNAWKGCAVGSIEYVAVIDVPPPSQRGVFSVQRVAINDYFKIGPLRVKVLGGVGVYRGTYFGPVGPQALLMSLRAQAFVHCASGHAVFEGYAPTP, via the coding sequence ATGGTGGGCGGCGATGCTGCTGTACTACGCCTTCTCGGGATTCACCGGGGCGGTGGTCGGCTTCCTGGATCCGCACACATTATCGCGCCGCCGCCTTGTGCCGGTAGGCGTCGCCATTGCCAGCCCGCTTGCCGTGGTCTTGAGCGTGTTGTTGTATCCGGAAGAGCCCGTGAAGGCCCAGTTGCTCGCGGCAGCGTTCTGTGCCATCGTCACGGGATCCTTTATGGCGTTGGCGCTCTACCCAGCGTACCAGCGCCTGTCGCGGGAGTTTCTGGAGCAGTATCGCCCGGAACCGTGACTAGCAAGCCGCTGATAGGAGCCGTCGCAGGCAGCGCCGCCCGCCTCAGGACCATTCCCCCAGCCGCACGAACATCCCGCAGCGGCCTTGAGCTTGGCCTGCGCCGCCCCGAATGCGCCCGTCATCCCGGCGGCGTGGACCGGCTCCTGGCCCTCCGGGCCACCACCCCGGTCGTCGACACCCTGGCGGCGATCCTCGACCCGATCAACGGCACCGTGCGCGGCCTGGCCCGGTTCCGCACCGGGGCCAAGGTCAAGGAATTTGCCGAGGCGCCCTGGGGCGACGCGGTGGCCGATACCGGCCTCGTGGTCCGGTATCACTTCGCCGGGCGGGAGTACGACAGCGAGAGCGGGCTCTACTACATGCGGGCGCGGTACTACGAACCCGCCCTGGGGCGGTGGATCAGCGAGGACCCGATCGGGATCGCGGGCGGGCTCAATGTGTACGCGTATGCGGGGAATGATCCGGTCAATGGGAGGGACCCTTCAGGACTGGATCCACGGTGCGACCTGAGAAAGCCTCCGGGCACACCGGGTGGCTGCCCGTTGCCCATGGACACTCTTGAGGTGTTCGGGGATACCGGCCAGAACAAGGGGGCTTGCGACAGCGGTTGGATCCTGTCCACAGATCCTTGGTACCGACTGCGATGTGGCGGGGAAATCCCGGATGCGTGGAAGGACAATCCACCGTGGAACCCATATCGCAGCACGGGCGCGGGCGGCGCACCACCGATCGTTATTGCGACCGGGCGGAAGAATGCCTGGAAGGGATGTGCGGTTGGAAGCATCGAGTATGTGGCAGTGATCGATGTCCCCCCGCCTTCCCAGCGGGGGGTGTTCTCGGTCCAGCGGGTTGCGATCAACGACTATTTCAAGATCGGTCCTCTTCGAGTGAAGGTGCTCGGCGGGGTTGGGGTATATCGAGGAACGTACTTTGGTCCGGTCGGTCCTCAGGCGCTGCTCATGAGCCTCAGGGCACAGGCTTTTGTCCATTGTGCAAGTGGGCATGCCGTCTTCGAGGGATACGCCCCTACACCCTGA
- a CDS encoding NAD(P)H-dependent oxidoreductase, whose translation MPQLLHLDCSAREAGSLTRGLSRQFVERWVAAHPGTTVRYRDLAAHPVPQVDTAWIAAAFDRTSPPGTRHAALAVSDELVDELLASEVIVVGSPVYNFTVPAVLKAWIDQVIRVGRTFLPGAFPSRGLAGGRKVVVLSSSMNDYLPPSPHVALDHFEPYLRTAFGFMGVDDLTVIRCSGGTEADIAASLARAEERMQQVIGGR comes from the coding sequence ATGCCCCAGCTCCTGCACCTCGACTGCAGCGCCCGCGAGGCGGGCTCGCTCACCCGCGGACTCTCCCGGCAGTTCGTGGAGCGCTGGGTGGCGGCACACCCCGGGACCACCGTGCGCTACCGCGACCTGGCCGCGCACCCGGTGCCCCAGGTGGACACGGCGTGGATCGCCGCCGCCTTCGATCGTACCAGCCCGCCCGGCACTCGGCACGCCGCGCTCGCGGTCTCGGATGAGCTGGTGGACGAGCTGCTGGCGTCGGAGGTGATCGTGGTGGGGAGCCCGGTCTACAACTTCACCGTGCCGGCGGTGCTCAAGGCGTGGATCGACCAGGTCATCCGGGTGGGGCGCACCTTCCTCCCGGGAGCCTTTCCCTCGCGCGGGCTGGCGGGCGGCCGCAAGGTGGTGGTGCTCTCCTCGAGCATGAACGACTACCTCCCACCCTCGCCCCACGTGGCGCTCGATCACTTCGAGCCCTACCTGCGCACCGCCTTCGGGTTCATGGGCGTGGACGACCTGACCGTCATCCGGTGCTCGGGTGGCACCGAGGCGGACATCGCCGCCTCACTGGCGCGGGCGGAGGAACGGATGCAGCAGGTGATCGGCGGGCGGTAG
- a CDS encoding RHS repeat-associated core domain-containing protein — protein sequence MHRPANVAFSCWTLAAALVLVGASAAPLRAQIEAPLAGGGGGGGAIVVTPDNGSASAPSGSSGQTLAFTVANTAPGSRAVTFSCATTGPLTCTGLSIPSYSFDDLEEITVTATYSTGAVGSGTLTLSATGTASDDGWYTVLSTGPAPPVIALTPHNATYRDVAKCVASCFDAVYAHATPAYFSLGAPRALTLAYNSQTHKPTPVIPIDLTLSAGATLPTAYSIQVRRSGVGSWFTLLNGATIAYFAAHASGQTRIAAAFDAATNSLDSTGAFPLELSIMAYYPGNVTLGDTVSTQVLIAAQSRSAFGAGFDLAGYQRLYKRGSATGDVVITEGDGSIAFYDSVAAGYARPAGAPGVRLAYQSGKYTRTYLDGSSVEFNANGFMTRASDRFGNATLFAYLAAPYDSLLSTITDPTSRVLRLCYNASCSATAGKLHHVEVQYGSSALRTVTYTTVGGKITQIQDPDGYGESLAYGANSLLASVTDRGGNVSELYYDGLNRLDSLRAPSVTLFDGSTGRPRVTFQPAERTVWQPTTPGNALNAPKAGVKADTSLKSSVTDPLGAIVRYSQDAYGTPTVVVDPFGVRSLITRDGDGRVTRVDEANGAYAVFTYNGHGQLTYAGDGPGGRNTYYHYLDTLTSDLTWIEGDRVRTDFHYYGTGQAGGPKGALKDIYVGVTGAWPDTTTGQLVERHIADPLGRDTAVVDPLNHKTRYTYHASWGNLVKVRDPSGIETRVTLDSVGRPDSSITPLAATSRTAYGVMNQVLTTTWAAPGYRVTNTYDPATLALIRVETPRPGGAAAPVVYKFGYNALGALVARYDATDTTKADTLKYDLGGNLRKFRTRRGDVIDLSYDKVGRLLSRAGPGFPTDYFLYDTLAGRWNVAYNSVARDSFHLDTRGRLDAWRQTMNGRTYSGSLSYDTYDRVTRRVLRPSTPAADSSLLQFAYTTGNGLRDSLCVFANPKRCLTFKTTADWVADTLVFNRGTANAWRLLQGFDANHRITSQTFTGGTNLAALELPIMTYDSVGRNKTRTSPKGGAFTRRLFRYDRLGRLTNACDSTGSQCQNVINGTTDSAWTYDSTGNRGQLGTTTTYGAGNRLAAFGTTNLSYDAIGSIVCRLVGACPGGTGSGYKYSWDALGRLRGIRNGSTGALVDSMFYDALGRRVRKQMAAADEYYVYEGDQVIFDLNAAGTVLREYAWYPGGVDRLLALRATTPVVDTLAAILDPINGTVRGLARFRTGAKVKEFTEAPWGDAVADTGIVVRYRFAGREYDSETGLYYMRARYYDPALGRWISEDPIGIAGGLNVYAYAGNDPVNGRDPSGLDPDCDPGVVCLPPLERHDEPEWIPTWYGTNGEPCNSGWTSSTDEWVRLRSGGQIPDRWRNLPGGGEESEGPGEPTQGQRCAAAFSNLVINGTLDFTQARWLERAKVLGSWARSQTEFAGAMAHADWRLFGKSTFAGARAGRAAAAERALRAGIWRARGAATAALSADQSTSDFLWAVGGAAASWVPWGGTAVSSLQTGMECIIKPLLN from the coding sequence GTGCATCGTCCCGCGAACGTCGCGTTCTCCTGTTGGACCCTCGCGGCCGCCCTGGTCCTCGTCGGCGCCAGCGCCGCCCCACTCCGCGCCCAGATCGAGGCGCCGCTCGCGGGCGGGGGCGGTGGTGGCGGAGCCATCGTGGTGACGCCGGACAACGGCAGCGCCTCTGCCCCCTCGGGGAGCAGCGGCCAGACGCTTGCCTTTACCGTGGCCAACACCGCTCCGGGCTCCAGGGCAGTCACCTTTTCCTGCGCAACGACCGGGCCCTTGACCTGCACCGGCCTGAGCATTCCCTCCTACTCCTTCGATGATCTCGAGGAGATCACCGTCACGGCCACCTACAGCACCGGCGCGGTGGGCAGCGGCACCCTGACCCTGAGCGCCACCGGGACGGCCAGCGACGACGGATGGTACACGGTGCTCTCGACGGGCCCGGCGCCTCCGGTCATCGCGCTGACGCCGCACAACGCGACTTACCGCGATGTGGCGAAGTGCGTGGCGAGCTGCTTCGATGCCGTGTACGCGCACGCCACCCCCGCGTACTTCTCCCTCGGTGCCCCGCGGGCGCTGACCCTGGCCTACAACAGCCAGACGCACAAGCCCACGCCCGTCATTCCGATTGACCTGACCCTGTCCGCTGGCGCCACCCTTCCCACCGCCTATTCGATCCAGGTCCGGCGCAGCGGGGTGGGAAGCTGGTTCACGCTGCTCAACGGCGCCACCATCGCGTACTTCGCGGCCCATGCCTCGGGCCAGACCCGCATCGCCGCTGCATTCGACGCCGCGACGAACAGTCTCGACTCGACCGGGGCTTTCCCCCTGGAACTGTCGATCATGGCGTACTATCCCGGCAATGTGACCCTGGGAGATACGGTATCTACCCAGGTGCTCATCGCTGCCCAGAGCCGAAGCGCGTTCGGGGCCGGCTTCGACCTGGCGGGGTATCAACGGCTCTACAAGCGGGGGAGTGCCACGGGTGACGTCGTGATCACCGAGGGTGACGGCTCGATCGCGTTCTACGACAGCGTGGCCGCGGGTTACGCCCGGCCCGCCGGTGCGCCGGGCGTGCGGCTGGCGTACCAGTCGGGCAAGTACACCCGCACCTACCTCGACGGATCGTCGGTGGAGTTCAACGCCAACGGATTCATGACCAGGGCGTCGGATCGCTTCGGCAACGCGACGCTCTTCGCCTACCTGGCGGCGCCCTACGACTCGCTGCTGAGCACCATCACCGACCCCACCAGCCGCGTGCTGCGGCTGTGCTACAATGCGAGTTGCTCCGCCACGGCAGGCAAACTCCATCACGTGGAAGTCCAGTACGGCTCGAGTGCCCTCCGGACCGTGACGTACACCACCGTCGGCGGCAAGATCACCCAGATCCAGGATCCGGATGGTTACGGGGAAAGCCTGGCGTACGGGGCCAATAGCCTGCTCGCAAGCGTGACCGATCGCGGGGGCAACGTGAGTGAGTTGTACTACGACGGCCTCAATCGCCTGGACAGCCTTCGAGCGCCGAGCGTCACCCTGTTCGATGGCTCGACCGGCCGGCCCCGGGTGACCTTTCAGCCCGCCGAGCGCACGGTCTGGCAGCCTACGACGCCGGGCAATGCGCTGAACGCACCCAAGGCCGGGGTGAAGGCGGACACCTCGCTCAAGTCATCGGTGACCGACCCGCTGGGTGCCATCGTCCGCTACAGCCAGGACGCGTACGGCACTCCGACGGTCGTGGTCGATCCGTTCGGGGTCCGCTCCCTGATCACCCGGGATGGTGACGGCCGGGTCACCCGGGTCGATGAGGCCAATGGGGCCTACGCCGTGTTCACCTACAACGGGCATGGGCAGCTGACCTATGCCGGCGACGGTCCGGGCGGCCGGAACACCTACTATCACTACCTCGATACCCTGACCAGCGACCTCACCTGGATCGAGGGCGACCGGGTGCGGACCGACTTCCACTACTACGGCACCGGACAGGCGGGTGGGCCGAAGGGGGCGCTCAAGGACATCTACGTGGGCGTGACCGGGGCGTGGCCGGACACCACCACCGGGCAGCTCGTGGAGCGGCACATCGCCGACCCGCTCGGCCGGGACACCGCCGTCGTCGATCCCCTCAATCACAAGACCCGCTACACCTATCACGCCTCCTGGGGCAACCTGGTCAAGGTCAGGGATCCCTCAGGCATCGAAACCCGCGTCACGCTCGACTCGGTTGGACGGCCCGACAGTTCGATCACGCCACTCGCGGCGACGTCGCGCACCGCCTACGGCGTCATGAACCAGGTCCTGACCACAACCTGGGCGGCGCCGGGGTATCGGGTCACCAATACCTACGATCCGGCGACCCTGGCGCTGATCCGGGTGGAGACACCCCGGCCGGGCGGGGCGGCGGCGCCGGTGGTCTACAAGTTCGGCTACAACGCCCTCGGGGCCCTCGTGGCCCGCTACGATGCCACGGACACCACCAAGGCCGACACCCTCAAGTACGACCTTGGCGGCAACCTTCGGAAGTTCCGGACCCGCCGGGGTGACGTGATCGACCTCAGCTACGACAAGGTTGGTCGGCTGCTGTCGCGCGCGGGACCGGGCTTCCCGACCGACTACTTCCTGTACGACACCCTCGCGGGCCGGTGGAACGTGGCCTACAACAGCGTAGCCCGCGACAGCTTCCACCTCGATACCCGGGGGCGCCTCGACGCATGGCGACAGACCATGAACGGCCGCACTTACAGCGGCAGCCTGAGCTACGACACCTATGACCGGGTCACGAGGCGCGTTCTTCGACCGAGTACCCCTGCGGCCGACTCTTCCCTGCTCCAGTTCGCGTACACCACGGGCAACGGCCTCCGGGATTCCCTCTGCGTCTTCGCCAATCCCAAGCGCTGCCTGACGTTCAAGACCACGGCCGACTGGGTCGCGGACACGCTGGTGTTCAATCGCGGCACCGCCAATGCCTGGCGCCTGCTCCAGGGGTTCGATGCCAACCACCGAATCACCAGCCAGACCTTCACCGGCGGGACCAACCTTGCCGCGCTCGAATTGCCGATCATGACCTACGACTCCGTGGGGCGCAACAAGACCCGCACGTCGCCCAAGGGGGGCGCCTTCACCCGGCGGCTATTCCGCTATGACCGGCTGGGCCGGCTTACCAACGCCTGCGACTCCACCGGGAGCCAGTGCCAGAACGTGATCAATGGCACGACCGACTCCGCCTGGACCTACGATTCGACCGGCAACCGCGGCCAGCTTGGTACCACGACGACCTACGGGGCGGGGAACCGGCTGGCCGCGTTCGGCACCACCAACCTCTCCTACGATGCGATCGGGAGCATCGTCTGCCGGCTGGTGGGAGCCTGCCCGGGCGGGACGGGCTCCGGGTACAAGTACTCCTGGGATGCTCTTGGCCGGCTCCGGGGCATCCGGAACGGCTCGACAGGCGCCCTCGTGGACAGCATGTTCTATGATGCCCTCGGGCGCCGGGTGCGGAAGCAGATGGCCGCCGCGGACGAGTACTACGTATACGAGGGCGACCAGGTCATCTTCGACCTCAACGCCGCGGGGACCGTGCTGCGGGAATACGCTTGGTATCCGGGGGGCGTGGACCGGCTCCTGGCCCTCCGGGCCACCACCCCGGTAGTCGACACCCTGGCGGCGATCCTCGACCCGATCAACGGCACCGTGCGCGGCCTGGCCCGGTTCCGCACCGGGGCCAAGGTCAAGGAATTCACCGAGGCGCCCTGGGGCGACGCGGTTGCCGACACGGGGATCGTGGTGCGGTACCGCTTCGCGGGGCGGGAGTACGACAGCGAGACCGGGCTCTACTACATGCGGGCGCGGTACTACGACCCCGCCCTGGGGCGGTGGATCAGCGAGGACCCGATCGGGATCGCGGGCGGGCTGAACGTCTACGCGTACGCGGGGAATGATCCGGTCAATGGGCGGGATCCTTCTGGGCTGGATCCGGACTGCGATCCAGGCGTGGTGTGCCTGCCACCGCTGGAGAGGCATGATGAGCCGGAGTGGATACCGACGTGGTACGGCACGAATGGGGAGCCATGCAACAGCGGCTGGACCTCGTCCACCGACGAGTGGGTCCGTCTGCGCTCTGGCGGCCAGATTCCCGACCGCTGGCGGAACCTCCCGGGTGGTGGGGAGGAAAGCGAGGGTCCTGGCGAGCCGACACAGGGGCAGAGATGCGCCGCGGCATTCTCAAACTTGGTCATCAATGGCACATTGGACTTCACCCAGGCCAGGTGGCTCGAACGTGCAAAGGTGCTGGGTAGCTGGGCACGCAGCCAGACCGAGTTCGCCGGGGCAATGGCACATGCCGACTGGAGGCTGTTCGGCAAGTCGACATTTGCAGGGGCGCGAGCGGGCAGGGCGGCTGCGGCGGAGCGCGCACTCCGAGCTGGGATTTGGAGGGCACGTGGGGCGGCAACAGCTGCGTTGTCGGCCGATCAGTCGACAAGCGATTTCCTCTGGGCGGTTGGAGGGGCGGCGGCAAGTTGGGTTCCCTGGGGAGGGACCGCTGTATCGTCCTTGCAGACGGGGATGGAATGCATCATCAAACCCCTGTTGAACTAG
- a CDS encoding DUF4332 domain-containing protein codes for MRRAARRRPTDDLETLPSIGPSLAQDLRDLGVTSVAALRRRNPERLYTALIALRGQHQDRCVLYSFRCATYAARTARPRPELLLWWNWKGRTLAGR; via the coding sequence ATGCGCAGAGCCGCGCGGCGCCGCCCCACCGACGACCTCGAGACCCTCCCCTCGATCGGGCCGAGCCTCGCGCAGGACCTGCGCGACCTGGGCGTGACCTCCGTGGCCGCCCTGCGCCGCCGCAACCCCGAGCGGCTCTACACGGCCCTCATCGCGCTGCGGGGCCAGCACCAGGATCGCTGCGTCCTGTACAGCTTCCGCTGCGCCACCTACGCGGCCCGCACCGCGCGACCGCGCCCCGAGTTGCTCCTGTGGTGGAACTGGAAGGGCCGCACCCTGGCCGGACGGTAG
- a CDS encoding outer membrane beta-barrel protein, whose translation MKRVTSVLAAAALALVVGASSAQAQTLVVGAGGGAVLPTGDAADITNTGWHGAGVLWYILPSNLGFRGDVIYAQLPIEGASEKVKLFSGVGNVTYMFKGSKSITPYVIGSVGYFSLKVADFDSEADLGFGGGAGILISTGGKLKIAIEARYISIQSDPSSTNLIPITAVFAIPLGK comes from the coding sequence ATGAAGCGTGTGACTTCCGTTCTCGCGGCGGCCGCCCTCGCGCTGGTCGTTGGCGCCAGCTCGGCGCAGGCGCAGACCCTGGTCGTGGGCGCCGGCGGCGGCGCGGTCCTCCCCACCGGGGATGCTGCGGACATCACGAACACCGGCTGGCACGGCGCCGGCGTGCTGTGGTACATCCTCCCGTCGAACCTGGGTTTCCGGGGTGACGTGATCTACGCCCAGCTGCCCATCGAGGGCGCGAGCGAGAAGGTCAAGCTGTTCAGCGGCGTGGGCAACGTGACCTACATGTTCAAGGGCAGCAAGAGCATCACCCCGTACGTCATCGGCTCGGTGGGCTACTTCAGCCTCAAGGTCGCGGACTTCGATTCCGAAGCCGACCTGGGCTTCGGCGGCGGCGCCGGCATCCTGATCAGCACCGGTGGCAAGCTCAAGATCGCCATCGAGGCGCGCTACATCTCGATCCAGAGCGATCCGTCCTCGACCAACCTGATCCCGATCACCGCGGTGTTCGCGATCCCGCTCGGCAAGTAA
- a CDS encoding DUF4287 domain-containing protein, whose translation MDAATASMVRNLAEKTGKTLDQWVAVVRKLGDRKHGELVAHLKEHHDLGHGYANLVVHAAKGGLAKPAGEAADDLVAAQFAGDKAALRPIYDRLVAELQRFGGDVELAPKKAYVSVRRAKQFAILQPSTKSRFDVGINLKGVAPKGRLEASGSFNSMCTHRVRVEQLAQVDKELVGWLRQAYDAAG comes from the coding sequence ATGGATGCCGCGACCGCGTCGATGGTCCGGAACCTCGCAGAGAAGACTGGCAAGACGCTCGACCAGTGGGTCGCGGTCGTGCGGAAACTCGGCGACCGGAAGCACGGCGAGCTGGTCGCCCACCTCAAGGAGCACCACGACCTGGGCCACGGCTACGCCAACCTGGTGGTCCACGCCGCCAAGGGTGGACTGGCCAAGCCCGCCGGCGAGGCCGCGGACGACCTCGTGGCGGCGCAGTTCGCCGGTGACAAGGCCGCGCTCCGGCCGATCTACGACCGGCTGGTCGCGGAGCTCCAGAGGTTCGGCGGTGACGTGGAGCTGGCGCCCAAGAAGGCATACGTCTCGGTCCGGCGCGCGAAGCAGTTCGCCATCCTGCAGCCGAGCACCAAGTCGCGGTTCGATGTGGGCATCAACCTGAAGGGCGTGGCACCCAAGGGCCGGCTCGAGGCCTCCGGCTCCTTCAACAGCATGTGCACGCACCGGGTGCGAGTGGAGCAACTGGCGCAGGTGGACAAGGAACTGGTGGGCTGGCTGCGGCAGGCGTATGATGCGGCGGGGTGA
- a CDS encoding RHS repeat-associated core domain-containing protein encodes MDRLLALRATTPVVDTLAAILDPINGTVRGLARFRTGAKVKEFAEAPWGDAVADTGIVVRYHFAGREYDGESGLYYMRARYYDPALGRWISEDPIGIAGGLNVYAYAGNDPVNLTDPSGLEPRCTDVHLEGYDENWTCRSEEDKEGTFSAPEQPYWNPLAPGDTTRSRRRSPAGGSPTKSRSHTGCPAEPLAPTPLVVAVFNPVDTYEWFHSMRPVMHHLFRGEALSSERHFHGSYEATRQFGPFLAWQFGLLNELEGLVRHDLPNLGSRLTGKTAWAFSARDVFNNARGIAAAITGRSCR; translated from the coding sequence GTGGACCGGCTCCTGGCCCTCCGGGCCACGACCCCGGTCGTCGACACCCTTGCGGCGATCCTCGACCCGATCAACGGCACCGTGCGCGGCCTGGCCCGGTTCCGCACCGGGGCCAAGGTCAAGGAATTTGCCGAGGCGCCCTGGGGCGACGCCGTGGCCGATACCGGCATCGTGGTCCGCTATCACTTTGCCGGGCGGGAGTATGACGGCGAGAGCGGGCTCTACTACATGCGGGCGCGCTACTACGACCCCGCCCTGGGGCGGTGGATCAGCGAGGACCCGATCGGGATCGCGGGCGGCCTGAATGTGTACGCGTATGCAGGGAATGATCCGGTGAACCTGACCGACCCCTCCGGGCTGGAGCCTCGTTGCACCGACGTCCATCTGGAGGGCTACGACGAGAATTGGACTTGTCGATCGGAAGAAGACAAAGAGGGAACGTTCTCCGCTCCCGAGCAACCATACTGGAACCCACTCGCGCCAGGGGACACGACACGGAGTCGGCGTAGGAGCCCCGCTGGAGGTTCTCCGACAAAGAGTCGGTCGCACACTGGGTGCCCCGCCGAACCTCTTGCGCCCACCCCTTTAGTAGTAGCTGTGTTCAACCCCGTTGACACCTACGAGTGGTTTCATAGCATGAGGCCAGTGATGCACCACCTCTTTCGGGGAGAGGCACTGTCGTCCGAGAGGCATTTCCATGGCTCGTACGAGGCGACCCGACAGTTCGGGCCATTCCTCGCGTGGCAGTTCGGGCTGCTGAATGAACTGGAAGGTTTAGTGAGGCATGACCTGCCGAACTTGGGCAGCCGCCTCACCGGGAAGACTGCCTGGGCGTTCAGTGCCAGGGATGTGTTCAACAACGCACGGGGGATCGCTGCGGCCATCACAGGAAGGTCATGCAGGTAG